Below is a genomic region from Gloeocapsa sp. DLM2.Bin57.
GATTGAACTAAATAGTAGAGAACAAATCAGAATATCTGCGCGTCCTTTTAATGGTTCAGTTACCCTAGAACTATATCAAGACGATAATAATAATGGGGTATTAGACAGAGATGACGATCTCATCGAAACCTCTGATCATCAAAGAGGTAGAGAAGTTCTCACAGATACAGTACCACGAGGTACTTACTTTGCTCATGTAGGTTTTTCTAAACTTAATAGTGGTGAAGATGAGTTAAACTATAGCATTGAAATTGAGACTAGTAGTAATAGTTCCCGAATAAGTTCTTTATCTGAGGAAATTATTAACTCTGATCAATTGGGTAGAAATAATAACAGCAATTCTTGGATTCCCATGGAATCGACAGAGGATGTTTATGGACTCAATGGTTTATCTGATAGTATTCTATAAACAAGAGGATTGATAATCCCTTAACCAGAGACGAATAGCAGAAGCGATCGCACTTTGATTACTTTCACGGGGTGGGGTGAGTAGTTGATCGGTTTGATTAGCTGAAAGTAAAAAGAAAAAATCCCACCCTTGTTGAGTTTCTACTAAAAATAACCAATGGAAACCTTGGGTTTCTACTCCTCGATTTTGTACATATATTCTCTCTAGGGTGGTAAAAAATATTTGTGTGGGTGAATCGTCAAAGACTCTAGTATATTGAAGTTGAGGTAAGGGTAAAGGTTGAAATTCTGGTTGAGATACCGCTATGATATGACGAATTTGTAGATTAGAAATATCTAAAGGTTGTCCACTGCGTATAACTCTATTGGTATAGTTGGGTAAGTCTTCTAACAGTTGTTTTGTCAGTTGGTTGATATCTTCAGTACAAATGGGTTGAGAATGACTAGGTATAGTCATGAGATTAATCCCTAATAAGATAATCATAGCCTGGATAACTGTTTTAAACATCTAGATTACCGCTAACTCAGCTTGAAGATTTTCCCACGCTATTTGAGGGTTAGTGGTTTGAGTTAAAGGACGTCCAATCACTAAATAATCAGCACCTGCTTTAATCGCTTCTGAAGGTGTTAGAGTTCTACTCTGGTCATCATTTTGACTTAATTTTGACCATTTTGGTCTTACTCCAGGACAAACCAATAAGAAGTCTTGGTTACAGCTTTCTCTAAGTTGTTGGACTTCTTGGGGTGAACAAACTACCCCATTTAAACCAGCTTCTTGACCTAAAAGCGCCATTTTTAAGACGTATTCGGGTAATTCTAGGGGTATTCCTAAATCAAAGGCTAAATCACGAGAGTTTAAGCTAGTTAACAGGGTAATTCCTAATAGTTTCGGGATAGGTTGTCTAGGATCAAAAGCTGTTTGAGCGGCTTGTAAGGCTTTTCTCCCCGCGGTAATATGGAGAGTGAGTAAATCTACTTGATAACGTTGCGCACAACGACAAGCACCAGCTATAGTATTGGGGATATCGTGTAATTTTAGGTCTAGAAAAATCCGTTTTTCTCTCTCTTTGAGTTTAGTTAGAATAACAGGACCTGTAGCGACAAAGAGTTCTAAACCTACTTTCCAGAAACTGACTTCAGGAAGAAGATCAACTAGGGCGATCGCTTCTTCTAGAGTAGGTACGTCTAAAGGTACAATAATTTTATCGAGATTATTACTCATGGTACTAAACGCACAAATTTCTTTTTACCTACTTGTAAAACGCGATCGCACAATTCCTCGGGAGTAGCAAAAGTCGTCTCTACCTGATCCAGGCGATCGCCATCTAATTTTACAGCACCTCCTTGAATTTGTCTTCTCCCTTCACCGCTACTTTGACATAATCCACTCGCACTTAACAGATAAAATAGCTTCACAGGGAATTTGACTTCAGACAGAGAATATTCCTTAATCCCTTCTGTGGAAGCGGTTTTACCTCCTAAGACTATTTCCATCGCGTTAGTTTGCGCTTGAATTGCTGCATTTTCCCCATGATATTGACTAACTATGTTCAATGCTAAAAGTTTTTGCGCTTCTCTAGGGTTATCGGGAAGATCTTCTAAGGAAAGATTGGTTAATAACTCAAAATAGTCTTTTAATAACTTATCGGGGGTTTTCTCTAATTTAGAGTACATCGAGAGAGGATCTTCGGTTAAACCTACATAATTATGGAGAGATTTAGACATTTTTTGCTCTCCATCTGTACCAACCAAGATAGGTAATAATAGACCAAATTGAGGTTTTTTACCGAAATGACGTTGTAAATCACGACCAACAGCGATATTAAATTTTTGATCAGTTCCCCCTAATTCTACATCTGCTTCTACCATTACTGAATCATAACCCTGCATCAAAGGATAGAGAAACTCGTGGAGAAAAATCGGGTTTTCTTGTTCATAACGTTGGGAAAAACCCTCTTTAGCTAGCATTTGGGAAACAGTCATAGTAGATAATAACTCTAGAATCTTTCCTAAATCTAGCTTCGATAACCACTCAGAGTTATAACGAATTTCTAACCTTTCTGGATTGTCAAAATCGAGAATTGGTTTTAACTGATTGAGATAATCTTGAGCATTTTCTTGTACTTCTGTTGGGGTTAATTGACGACGAACTTCTGATTTTCCCGTTGGATCACCAATTCTGGCGGTAAAATCCCCTATAATAACCACAGCTGTATGTCCTGCGTCTTGAAAAGCTCTCAATTTGCGAAAAGGGATACTATGACCTAAGTGTAATTGTGTTCCTGTAGGATCAATCCCTAGTTTAATCCGCAAAGGGCGATCGCTTTGTTGCAAAATGTTAACTAAATTTTCTTCGGGTTGATCGGGAAAAATCTCGACAGTTCCGCGTTTTAGCCAATTTAAGTTAAGTTGTTGTTGTTGATCTCTCATTAGTTAGGTTAACAGCAGTGTACAATATTAGCTCAAAAGGTGATAATTAACATTCTACCGATTTATGACCCTTGCCCAACATCAGCTATCTTGCTATACCTATGGTGTAGGTCATAACAGTACCGAAGGACTCTGTTTATTAATCAATTTCGGTACGTATCGTCTTTTGCTCGATTGCGGTTTAAAAACGATAGAATCATTACTCAGAGAGGATAAAACCCCCGCAGATTGGGTAATCTGTAGTCATGCTCACAGTGACCACGCTCAAGGTATATTAGCACTACATCAAGCTTATCCTGACATCCCTATTTACGCTAGTGAAGTCACAGCTAAACTCCTCCCTCTCAATTGGTTAACTTCAGAAGTTCCCCCCAATTTATGTCAGACTATCCCATGGCGATCGCCTTTGCAACTTAATCAACATCTGTCAGTAGAATTATTCCCCGCGGGACATTTACCTGGAGCATCTTGTATATTATTAAAGTATAAAACTCCTATACGTACTTATACAATCTTTTATACGGGTGATTTTTGTCTCTCCAATTTACAACTAGTAGAAGGATTATCTCTAGATACTATCAGGGGAATTAATCCCGATGTGTTAATTGTAGAAGGAACTTATGGTACTTCTCGTCATCCCCATCGACGTCAACAGGAAAAACACCTAATGGAAATTCTTAAACAAGGGATTGATAGCAATAGAAGTATTTTACTACCTGTTCCTCTATTAGGTTTAGCCCAAGAAATTCTCAAATTACTGCGATCGCATTATTTATTCACAGGGAAAGATATTGATATTTGGGTAGATCAAAGAGTAGCGATCGCTTGTAACCAATATCTGGAGATTCTCCCCTATTTACCTTCTACTGTGCAAAATTTCGCTAAACATCAACCCTTATTCTGGGATGATAGAGTATGTCCAAGAATGGGTCAATTATCTCCTCAACAGATTCCTAACCTAGGTCAAAATCCCTCAATTGTCGTCGCTTATTATCAAAGTGATTGGCTGAATTATTGTCACTCTGGTAACTGGTTAATCTTAGTTCCCCAACAACATTATACAGAAGATTTAGCCCAACTAGCAGAAACCAGAGATAACCTGAAATTAGACACTTACCTACTAGCTGAACACAGCGATAGTCGCAATACCATTCAACTAATCCATAACCTTCGACCACAGCATATCATCTTTGTCCACGGATCACCTAATTATCTAGGGGATTTAACTAGTTTAGAAGAGTTACAAAACCGTTATCAATTACACTCCCCCAATCAAAATGTTTTAGTGGATTTACCCCTAGGGGAAAAATTTATTCAACCTACCATACCCCGTCAAAACCAATACGAAGGAGAATTAAACGAAGATAACTCTCAAGTCACCATCACTCTACCCCAACAAATTACTAGCGATCCTCGTTGGTTGAGTTTCTCTGATACTGGTATCGTAGAAGCACGTTGGCAAGGAGAAGAGTTACTTATTAGGGGTGTATCTCAAAGAGAATTAGTCCAACAAAGCAATCAAGGTAAAAAACCTACTGATATCGATTGTTGCAATACTTGTTATTATTTTAGGGGTCAACGCTGTTGGAATCAAGCATCTCCCCTATATGGATTTAAGGTTACACCCGATGGTTGTTGTCCCGTCTTTGAACCAAAAATAAGCTCAAATTGATTCTAACATCTAATCAAAACACACTGGAAAGTCCACTGTCAAGAGTGGATTTTCCCGACTTAGCTTTAGTTTCAAATATATAGCACTAGGGAATAAGGGCGATCGCTTATCGAATTGTACAGTGAGAGCATGATCAAGTGGTGGAAACAAAAGCAGCAACCTTCATTCTTCCCACACTCCCCCATCTCTTCCTCCTCCCTTTTGTAGAGTTCCCTAACTCAAGTAGCGCTATAAATATTAAGGGACAAAAAAATCCCCATCCCGATCAGGAAGGGGAAGAAATTACTAATTGATTGACTACACTTCGTAGGGAGCTTTACCCGAGAACTTCAAGGTAGCAGGCTCAGGATTGTTACCAATTTTGCGCTCGATTTTACCGTTATATTCCCGTCCTTGGTTAACTTTTTCAGGGAAAACACCATCAGCGGGGTGAAGATATTGTATTTCACCATTGGGATAAACGCGATAGATTTTATAGTCTTCCATTTTGGGCTTAAATTTGGTACGTAACTGAGTACCGAGTGCTAAACATTGTTCTTTACGAGCAAAATAAAGAAGATTTTCACCTTCGTGCATAATTGCCGCCCCACCTGTAGGCATTTCAAAAACTTGCTCTTGAGAACTAGTCCAAGTGATCGCGTATTTTTCCTCTCTGTCAGCAGCAGATAATAAACCACCAGTACTACCGCCAAATTTAGGAGTTTGTCCTGTAAGTTCTGTCATAACTTTCTCTCACTGATTTTTTGTTAAGTTAAACGGTGGATAATAGCAAGCTCCACTTTAGGTTATATTACCCTTCCTTTTTCACTCTCTGATCAAAATGTCAAGAACTGTAACAATAGAGCTAGGAAAAGATGTTTTAGCCTAACATCAAGTCTAGGAGTCAATGTAAGAAAGTATGGAAGTAAAAGCAGCGATCGCCTTTGGTCCAGGACAACCCCTGAGTATCGAAACAGTACAACTAGATCCCCCCCAAGCAGGAGAAGTACTAGTAGAAATCAAAGCCACAGGAGTCTGTCATACTGACGCTTATACCTTGTCAGGAGCAGATCCAGAGGGAATCTTTCCCGCTATTTTAGGACACGAAGGAGCAGGAATAGTCGTAGAAGTTGGACCAGGGGTAACCAGTCTCAAACCTGGGGATCATGTTATTCCCCTCTATATCCCCGAATGTCGTCAATGTGAATATTGTTTAAGCTTTAAAACCAACCTTTGTCAAGCGATTCGGTTAACCCAAGGACAGGGAGTAATGCCAGATGGTACAAGCAGGTTTTCCTTAAATGGGGAGAAAATTTATCACTATATGGGGACTTCCACCTTTGCTAATTATACAGTATTGCCAGAAATAGCCCTAGCCAAAATCAACCCAGATGCACCCTTTGAGAAGGTTTGTTACATTGGTTGCGGTGTCACCACAGGAATAGGTGCGGTGATTAATACCGCGAAAGTCGAACCAGGATCTAAAGTAGTAGTCTTTGGATTAGGGGGAATTGGTTTAAACGTGATTCAAGGTGCGCGTCTGGTAGGGGCTGAAATGATTGTGGGGGTAGATATTAACTCTAGTAAACAAGAATTAGCTACTAAATTTGGTATGACTCATTTCGTTAATCCTCAAGACTTAGAGGGAGATTTAGTTAAATACCTAGTAGATTTGACCAAGGGAGGAGCTGATTATTCTTTTGAATGTATCGGTAACGTTAATGTAATGCGTCAAGCTCTAGAATGTTGTCACAAGGGTTGGGGTGTTTGCACCATTATTGGCGTTGCAGGTGCAGGAGAAGAAATCAGAACCCGTCCTTTTCAATTGGTTACAGGTAGAGTCTGGAAAGGTACAGCTTTTGGGGGTGCGCGTGGTCGAACTGACGTCCCTAAAATCGTTGATTGGTATATGATGGGTAAAATCAATATCGACGATTTGATTACTCATGTTTTGCCTTTAGAAAAAATTAACGATGCTTTTGATTTGATGCACCGTGGGGAGTCGATTCGCACCGTAGTTACTTTCTAGCAATGATCACACTTAATCTCAAACCTCTAATTGTCCTTAACCCTGAACAGTTTTATCGATTGTGCGTCGCTAATCCCGATACTAAATTAGAACTTGATGCTCAGGGAGATTTGATTATTATGTCTCCTACAGGTGGAGAAAGTGGAATACGTAACCAAAAATTAACGATGCGTTTAGGTATCTGGGCTGAGTTAAACGCTACAGGAGTTGCTTTTGATTCATCTACTATGTTTCAACTTCCTAACGGCGCATTACGCTCCCCTGATGCAGCTTGGATATTATCCTCTCGTTGGCAACTTTTGCCGAAAACTGCTAGAGAAGGTTTTCCCCGAATTTGTCCCGATTTTGTGACTGAGTTACGTAGTCAAAGTGATAATCTAACCTCGTTACAGGCAAAAATGCAAGAATATATTGATAATGGAATTAGTTTAGGTTGGTTAATTGATCCTTATAATAAACAGGTAGAAATTTATCGTCCTTCACAAGCTAAACAGGTTCTGCATAATCCTAGTGAACTCTCAGGCGAAGCTATTTTGCCTAACTTTGTTCTATCTTTAGAGGGAATTATTAACTAATGTCGTCTCAACTTAATCTAGTAAGTGAACATCTTTGTTTTGGAGGTAACCTCGCCTATTACCGTCATTATTCCCACTGCTGTAATAGTAATATGTCTTTTTCCATCTTTTTACCTCCTCAATCCCTCCAGCAAACATTACCAGTACTTTATTATCTCTCTGGTTTGACTTGTACTCCTGAAAATTTTACGGTTAAAGCCGGTGCGCAAAGATACGCCGCTGAACATGGTTTAATTATAGTTGCTCCTGATACTAGTCCTCGTGACACGGGAATACCAGGAGAAAGCGATCGCTTCGACCTTGGCTCTGGTGCTAGTTTTTATGTAGATGCTATCATCTCCCCTTGGTGTGATTATTATCAGATGTACAGTTATCTAACCCAAGAATTACCAGCAGTAATTAAAGCTAACTTCCCCATTATTCCCACAAAACAAGGTATTTTCGGACATTCTATGGGAGGACATGGCGCCTTAGTCGCCGCTTTGCGCAATCCTAATCAATATCTCTCGGTTTCAGCTTTTGCGCCTATAACTGCTCCCTCTCTTGGGGTTTGGGGAAAACAAGCTTTTACTACCTATTTGGGATCAGATCCTAGTCTCTGGGAAAATTATGACGCATCTAAATTAGTGAGCAAAAATCAACTGCCTACTACTATACTCATAGATCAGGGTACAGCTGATCAATTTTATCAAGAGCAACAATTATTACCCGAAGTATTTCAAGAAGCTTGTCAAAAAGCAGGACAAAAGTTAGAATTGCGTTTACAACCAGGATATGACCATAGTTACTTTATGGTAGCTAGTTTTATTGGCGATCATCTCCGTCATCACGCTCAAATCTTATCTTCTTTATGACTCAAAAACGCTTAATTATTGAAATGGGTATGGGAGTGGATCAACATGGACAAGATCCTACCACAGCTGCGGCTAGAGCAGTACGTAACGCGATCGCTCATAACGCTTTACCAGGAGTTTGGGAAGTCGCAGGTTTAGATCATCCCGAGCAAATGATTGTAGAAGTTAAAGTAGCTGTACCCTATGCTAATCAAGTTAGAGAAGAAGAGGTACTAGGAGTACTTCCTTTTGGTCAAAAAACCCTTACCCTGAGTGAAGGTGGTATGATCGTCGAAGGTAGAGCCATTGCTTCTCTAAATGATAAAAATGCCGATATGTTGATCGCTGTTGCTGCTGTTACTGTCATTATTCCTTAATCTTATCTTAATAGTCTAATCTGGCAAATAAACTAGCGAGGATGGTATTAGAAAATAATAAACCTTCGGGGTCTTGTAACCTCATTCTCTGATCAACAATTTCTACCCATCCTTTTTCTAAATAAGGAGAAACAGTCTCTAGGATAATCTCGCGAATCGGATTAGAGAAGGATGAGAGCTTTACTCCTTCAGTTAAGCGTAAACCCAACATCAGGGTTTCTAAAACCCGATCAGACTCTCTAAGAGGCTCTGATTCCATAGGACAATTGGACTCTAACCAGTTATAATATTCTCGGCGAGTGCGTGGACGAGTAAAACGAACCCCATTGACGTAACTAGCTGCTCCCATACCAAAAGCGTAATAAGGACGATTTTCCCAATAAACCCGATTATGACGACACTGATAACCTGGTTTAGCGTAATTAGAAATCTCATAATGTTGATAACCCGCAGTGGTAAGCATTTGTTGTGCTAGTTTATACATGGCGGCTGTGGTAGTATCGGTAGGTAAGGGTTGTTCTCCTGGTTGATAACGCTTACCAAAGACTGTAACCGGTTCTAAAACTAAATCATAACAGGAAAGATGATCAGGGTTAGCCGCGATCGCCTTAGTCAATGATTCTTCCCAATCTGCTAAAGTTTGGTTCGGTAAACCCGAAATTAAGTCTAGACTAAAGTTAAATGTTCCTATATTCTGGATTAGAGCGATCGCTTCGACAACATCCTCTAGATTATGCGATCGTCCGCAAGTTTCTAATAATTTAGCTTGAAACCCTTGTACACCTAAACTTAGACGATTAATCCCCAATTCTTGATAAGCTTGTAGCTTAGCTAAATCAAAAGTACCAGGATCTATTTCTAGGGAAATTTCCGCACCTTGAGCTATGCCCAATTTTTGGTTTAATTTTGTTAAGATATATTCTAGATTGTAAATCGATAGTAAAGAGGGAGTCCCTCCACCAAAAAAAACCGTAGTTAGGGGTTTATCTCCAACATCAAGAAAATTTATTTCTTTACCTATAGCTTCTACATATTCTCGAATCATCTCTGACTCGTCAGGTAAAGCTTTTACTCCCACAACCGAGATGGGGAAATCACAATAATAACAACGACGACGACAAAAAGGGATATGTATATAAGCTGCTTGAGGAATCTC
It encodes:
- the fghA gene encoding S-formylglutathione hydrolase, which codes for MSSQLNLVSEHLCFGGNLAYYRHYSHCCNSNMSFSIFLPPQSLQQTLPVLYYLSGLTCTPENFTVKAGAQRYAAEHGLIIVAPDTSPRDTGIPGESDRFDLGSGASFYVDAIISPWCDYYQMYSYLTQELPAVIKANFPIIPTKQGIFGHSMGGHGALVAALRNPNQYLSVSAFAPITAPSLGVWGKQAFTTYLGSDPSLWENYDASKLVSKNQLPTTILIDQGTADQFYQEQQLLPEVFQEACQKAGQKLELRLQPGYDHSYFMVASFIGDHLRHHAQILSSL
- a CDS encoding Uma2 family endonuclease, producing MITLNLKPLIVLNPEQFYRLCVANPDTKLELDAQGDLIIMSPTGGESGIRNQKLTMRLGIWAELNATGVAFDSSTMFQLPNGALRSPDAAWILSSRWQLLPKTAREGFPRICPDFVTELRSQSDNLTSLQAKMQEYIDNGISLGWLIDPYNKQVEIYRPSQAKQVLHNPSELSGEAILPNFVLSLEGIIN
- a CDS encoding coproporphyrinogen III oxidase, encoding MINESCLALEIPQAAYIHIPFCRRRCYYCDFPISVVGVKALPDESEMIREYVEAIGKEINFLDVGDKPLTTVFFGGGTPSLLSIYNLEYILTKLNQKLGIAQGAEISLEIDPGTFDLAKLQAYQELGINRLSLGVQGFQAKLLETCGRSHNLEDVVEAIALIQNIGTFNFSLDLISGLPNQTLADWEESLTKAIAANPDHLSCYDLVLEPVTVFGKRYQPGEQPLPTDTTTAAMYKLAQQMLTTAGYQHYEISNYAKPGYQCRHNRVYWENRPYYAFGMGAASYVNGVRFTRPRTRREYYNWLESNCPMESEPLRESDRVLETLMLGLRLTEGVKLSSFSNPIREIILETVSPYLEKGWVEIVDQRMRLQDPEGLLFSNTILASLFARLDY
- a CDS encoding Photosystem I reaction center subunit II, giving the protein MTELTGQTPKFGGSTGGLLSAADREEKYAITWTSSQEQVFEMPTGGAAIMHEGENLLYFARKEQCLALGTQLRTKFKPKMEDYKIYRVYPNGEIQYLHPADGVFPEKVNQGREYNGKIERKIGNNPEPATLKFSGKAPYEV
- a CDS encoding MBL fold metallo-hydrolase codes for the protein MTLAQHQLSCYTYGVGHNSTEGLCLLINFGTYRLLLDCGLKTIESLLREDKTPADWVICSHAHSDHAQGILALHQAYPDIPIYASEVTAKLLPLNWLTSEVPPNLCQTIPWRSPLQLNQHLSVELFPAGHLPGASCILLKYKTPIRTYTIFYTGDFCLSNLQLVEGLSLDTIRGINPDVLIVEGTYGTSRHPHRRQQEKHLMEILKQGIDSNRSILLPVPLLGLAQEILKLLRSHYLFTGKDIDIWVDQRVAIACNQYLEILPYLPSTVQNFAKHQPLFWDDRVCPRMGQLSPQQIPNLGQNPSIVVAYYQSDWLNYCHSGNWLILVPQQHYTEDLAQLAETRDNLKLDTYLLAEHSDSRNTIQLIHNLRPQHIIFVHGSPNYLGDLTSLEELQNRYQLHSPNQNVLVDLPLGEKFIQPTIPRQNQYEGELNEDNSQVTITLPQQITSDPRWLSFSDTGIVEARWQGEELLIRGVSQRELVQQSNQGKKPTDIDCCNTCYYFRGQRCWNQASPLYGFKVTPDGCCPVFEPKISSN
- a CDS encoding S-(hydroxymethyl)glutathione dehydrogenase/class III alcohol dehydrogenase yields the protein MEVKAAIAFGPGQPLSIETVQLDPPQAGEVLVEIKATGVCHTDAYTLSGADPEGIFPAILGHEGAGIVVEVGPGVTSLKPGDHVIPLYIPECRQCEYCLSFKTNLCQAIRLTQGQGVMPDGTSRFSLNGEKIYHYMGTSTFANYTVLPEIALAKINPDAPFEKVCYIGCGVTTGIGAVINTAKVEPGSKVVVFGLGGIGLNVIQGARLVGAEMIVGVDINSSKQELATKFGMTHFVNPQDLEGDLVKYLVDLTKGGADYSFECIGNVNVMRQALECCHKGWGVCTIIGVAGAGEEIRTRPFQLVTGRVWKGTAFGGARGRTDVPKIVDWYMMGKINIDDLITHVLPLEKINDAFDLMHRGESIRTVVTF
- a CDS encoding orotidine-5'-phosphate decarboxylase, yielding MSNNLDKIIVPLDVPTLEEAIALVDLLPEVSFWKVGLELFVATGPVILTKLKEREKRIFLDLKLHDIPNTIAGACRCAQRYQVDLLTLHITAGRKALQAAQTAFDPRQPIPKLLGITLLTSLNSRDLAFDLGIPLELPEYVLKMALLGQEAGLNGVVCSPQEVQQLRESCNQDFLLVCPGVRPKWSKLSQNDDQSRTLTPSEAIKAGADYLVIGRPLTQTTNPQIAWENLQAELAVI
- a CDS encoding tyrosine--tRNA ligase, whose amino-acid sequence is MRDQQQQLNLNWLKRGTVEIFPDQPEENLVNILQQSDRPLRIKLGIDPTGTQLHLGHSIPFRKLRAFQDAGHTAVVIIGDFTARIGDPTGKSEVRRQLTPTEVQENAQDYLNQLKPILDFDNPERLEIRYNSEWLSKLDLGKILELLSTMTVSQMLAKEGFSQRYEQENPIFLHEFLYPLMQGYDSVMVEADVELGGTDQKFNIAVGRDLQRHFGKKPQFGLLLPILVGTDGEQKMSKSLHNYVGLTEDPLSMYSKLEKTPDKLLKDYFELLTNLSLEDLPDNPREAQKLLALNIVSQYHGENAAIQAQTNAMEIVLGGKTASTEGIKEYSLSEVKFPVKLFYLLSASGLCQSSGEGRRQIQGGAVKLDGDRLDQVETTFATPEELCDRVLQVGKKKFVRLVP